Sequence from the Fusarium oxysporum Fo47 chromosome VI, complete sequence genome:
GCCCCGTTGCCGTCGACTCTAGATAGCTGTAATGGAAAGCCTCGCTCCCTATTACCAGGTCCTGCCGAGGTCGCCACGAGGGTGAATGACCTTTCCACTTCTAACAACACTCCAATCTCCTGTTTCCTCGTAGATTCCCGGTAATCCTAGAATCAAGTATCTTCTCAATCAACCATTTACTTCTTCCCGTGTTGTCTCGTTCCAGTCTCACAGGTGGCTAATTCCCTTGCTTTTGGTTCGGGAAGGGGTCCGTTGCCGCTGCATTCAGCAGGCTCGAATGAAAGACATTGCGAATTATCATTGACGTCGGCAGTTCTAGACGAAGGTGAGATGACCGAAAGTAAGATGACCGAAAGTGTCTGCGATTGTGAATGGGAACGTGCAGTTCGGATAATTTCTTGCTTGGCCGGTTGATCTTCAAGTCTCTAGTAAATAACAACAAGAATTTGCCGCCCTTGGCAGAGTCATGGCCCTCACTACTGACGGATGGATTGACGTTCATAAGCTCATCGAAAACAGCTGGAcgattcttttcttttgcctGTGGACTTCGCCCCAGTCTGCACCAGAGCCTTTGCAAAGCTGAAGCCGGAGTTCGATAAGAGGAGGTGTGAAGATGATTGGACTGCTAAGTGTTCTCGTTATCATTCTCATGCAGAGGTAAAAGTATTAATGGTCATGATTAGAGCGCCAATGATCTCAGCTCTCACGACAAGTGTGTAGACGACATCGACGAAGTCTCAAACACCAACCTCCAATTCCCCATCATCGCCGACGCAGACCGTAAAGTCGCCTTCCTCTAGGATATGTTCAGCCAAGAAgacctcgaaaacatcgcAGTGAAAGGCATCGCTTTCACCATCCGCTCAGTCTTAGTCAGTCGAATCTTCTTGGAAGGGTTGATGACAATGATGTATCCTGCTTCAACCGGTCGGAACTCAACTGATGTTCTGCGTGTGATTGATTCTCTTCAGAGTGGTGATAAGGAGGGCGTTGTTACGCCGATTGATTGGCAGGTTGGCGAAGATGTTATTGTTCCGCCTTCTGTTTCGACGGAGGatgcgaagaagaagtttggtGATGTTAGGGAGGTTAAGCCGTACTTGAGATTTACCAAGGCTTAGTATTTTTCATAGCATAGTGGCATATTCATAATTAATGAATAGAGCCATATGACTTTTGAAACTAACGGCGCCGTTATGAACACGCAGTTTGTGGAGATGCAGTGTCAACTATGAGCGTGTAACGTTTACGACGGTGCACAAAATTCCAATAACGGTTTCATCTCGATACACGTGATTCATGAGTAAAATGACCTATGTTGAACAAAGTCTTCGTGCCTCACTTGGTGGCTGGCCTCGTTCCTCAGTGCGGGGGATCTTTCCCGGTAGATGTCCATTGCGTCATGGACCTAGCTCTACTGGAGTCGGCATTGAACTGCTCCCTCTTTAATGAGACCCAACGTTTCATAAAGCAATTAGATTTTTGGATATACAATTTGTGTCATTTCTTCCAGTTAAGCCATGGAGGACCAAACTAATACGCTCGTTTTACAGACTCATCGACGTGTTACACGCTCCATGGTCAAGAACGATGTGAGTGACACAAAAGTCATCAAAGTTGAGAAACGCAAGACAGCGCCACGAAAAGTACCCACTGGAGTAGTACTCTCGGCATCTCGAATCCCTCCAATCTCCAAGGAGCGTTTCGGTCTGATCCAAGAAACCGTCGGAAGAGATCTGTACAAACTTCTCGTTGCAGCCGTTCTCTGGAACAGGACTCGAGGATCCCAAGCCCACCCTGTTTTCCAAAAGCTCATATCTCAGTACCCAACACCAACTCACCTCGCAGAAGCATGTTTCTCCGACCTTGCAGACCTCATCCGTCCAATTGGACTCCACAACTCCCGCGCCGCCCGGTTCATCGCCTTCGCTAAGACATGGCTTGAGAAACCGCCCAATAAATCAAGGCGGTACAGAAAGCTGCATTATCCCCTGCAGGGCGATGGTTTAGACATTGGAAAGGATGAAGTcttggatgaagatgatgtgaGACAGGGCTGGGAAGTGGCACAGTTGCCGTCACTTGGTCCGTACGCCATTGATAGCTATCGGATCTTTCATCGAGACATGTTGAGGGGTTCAGCCGACGATTGGAATGGCTTGAATGCAGTGCGGGGTTTTGAGCCTGAGTGGAAAAGGGTTGTGCCACTTGATAAAGAGTTGAGGGCTTATTTGCGATGGATGTGGCTTAAGGAAGGTTGGATATGGAATCCTGAAACTGGTGGTAAAATCAGAGCTTCAGAGGAAAGAATGGAAAGAGAGCGTAACCGGTCGAGGAGCTTGTCTCCGGAGGGGTTTAGAGTACCCCGTCGATAAGCCCTGCAAATTTTGTCTTTCGATAGCCGAAAAGGATTGGGCCTTGAATACTGGTCAATCATGTCTCAGACACGCTTCAGCTCCAATCCTCGAAGATGACTATCTCGAATCTGAACCattgtcttcctccttgcATTAGTTTTCTTCTCTCGCCTCACAGAGCTATTCAGCTGAGCGAAAGTCCCCGACCTGCATAGAGTGGTGTCATAGATCAAGATTCTCCCTGCATAAGAACTGATGTCTTACAACTGCACTGCCGGATAGAGATCCTTGCATAACGGCTGTGTAAGTGAGACACGGCATACACATTCCTCGAATTTTGTCCGACGGCCCGCAGAGACAAAGTACCCGGTATCAATCATTCCATTATATGTAACACAACCTCTGTTGAGAGTGGATGCTCCTTGCTTCCCAGTTAGGTTGCTATGAGGCCCTCATTGTGGGGTTGGAAAGAAGGTGTTTTCCCGGGATTATTTCCTAACGGGCAACAGCCGTGATATGAATGAGTTTAGTGATTTATCAAATCAATGTCAAGGGGCTGGCAGCTTTCTAGTGCATGAGCAGTGCATATGCTGTCACAAAGCCCAAGTGCAACAAATATAGATTCCTAACTTCATCTATTTCGTCGAGACATTTGTTTTGGTTTAAATGACGTCTAATATTACCTGTTACAATTACAGAAAATCAgcagaagcttgatgatttggTACTGCTAAGTTCTATATAGTAAGAATGCCGAGGCGTTGAACAACTTTCAATTCACCCAGATAATCCTTCTCTCACCTAGAAACGTCTTAGCGAAACGACGCTCCGAGCTTGGTATTTCCAAAATCTGTTCTCTTCATGGCTCAAGTTGATGGCTGATAATCGCCCCATGTATATGCCTTCTTAGTCCCACTGATCCCTCTTCATATGGTAACGAGGCTTCAGTGTACTGCTCATCACTGAATAAGCTTCCGCCTCCAGAGAAGCCTTGAATGTTAATATCATGGCTATCTAGAAGTAAAGTTAAATCTATTACAGCGTTTTTCCACTTTAAAATTTATATCTAGGTATATAGTGTCCTCAATTGTCCTTCAACAGAACATGTCAACCGCATAACTTTCTCTCTTTAACTCAAAATCTCCACAAACACAATCTTCTAAACTCAAAAAAACCTGGTATCTGTCATGAGGTTCAAAATATCGCTCTCCCTCTTGTATCTTCTAGGACTTCTGGGACACTTTGTCTTGGCTGGCTTTATACCGAAGCCCCCACCTTATATCGTTCCGGGTCCAAACGTGAAGCCGACCAGCAACCTTCCACCCATGCCTCACGATCTATATGGTGAACCTGATTGGGCCCACAGCTGGCACCAGCCAAAAGATGAGATCGAAGCAGTTCGTCAGCTGGATCTGGACATTCAACAGATCGGCCTATCCCCAATCATCATTAGAGCTCGACTTAAGAACGCAGGACCATATCACGTTAGATTCTGGGGGCCTGGGTCTCCGATAACCATGAGAGCTATCGAATATGGGCTCTTCAAGATCTATGCTGATCAGCTGAAGTGGAATTTCGGGGAGGCGACACAAGAGCGCGAGGAGAAGCACAAGGGCTTGCATATGGATGATGATACTATCATTAAGCTGAATCCGTATATGGTTATAGAGCGCGACTTCGTGCTCCCAGGAAACTCCCAGACAAATGTATCATGGCATAAGATGTTAGAGAATGCGAAGAAGGTTAACGTCACTCTTCAGGGAGAATGGTTTGGTGTGAGGGCGAGAGGGAGGGACGCTTTTGAGAAGAGGTGCATGAAGAAAAAGATGATTTGGGCATACAAAGAGCTTGATTTCAAGTCAAATACCATACAGCTAGTCCTTCCATAACTGCCTTTTTTAACCTGGGGAGTAGAGATATAAGATGCAAGATTCACAAAGTTCTGTGTTTCCACTTGACTATGGGTTTATTTAAACTTTCACTTCATCGCCTCGAGTATGTATTCAAACGCCATATGTAGATGAATTTAGGTATTATTCTCAGAGATGTGGAGCCATCTAATAATTAAAACAGCATCTCAGGTACTGAAGTAGAAGTTTCATGTAGTTTTGGGAACATAACTTAGATTTCTTCGGGAACGTCGTTGTCATCCACTTGCATAGTCCAAGGTCCATGGCATATGAGCCTAGAAACCTCCCTCGCTCCCGCAAAGAGTGGCAATTGAACTTCAATGCAGCATTGGGCTTCAACACTAAGGCAGTGAAATGAAACATGGGTAGCACGGATATCTCGACTTCCGATAGTCCGCTGCAGGCGACTCGATCGAGGCACTTTCGCTTAAACTCTTGTAACACTGCATTACTGGTTGAACATAAACCCCACGTCTTGCGACATTCCCATACTGCCACTGAACAATGTCGCAGATTGAAACTCCTGCCCGGAAGAATAGACATATATCCAATCTTCACCTATAGCTACAATTCTCTGTGCTCATAATACTATTGTAAATGTATAGAGACGATTTGACCGTCTGTATCTAAGTCCTCCTTCGCAGATTAACGCCCTTCGGCCCATTCTGTCTTCTCCAGAGCGTAGATCCTCCTTGCACAGTCGTCGTACAGACGGATCATCAAACAGCAGACAAGTGTTACCCCGGAACCGCTAGCTGCGAGGAaaccaaggagctcaagatggaggatttggaagtCAAACGGCAATTGCATATGTTAGGCATATTAAAACAGTGTAAAAACTCAAATTCCTGATCAAATTGCTCAACGGAttatcatcagcatcaatTTGTCTCTCACCGGAACAAAACTTCAACCATccaacatgaagctctcTATCGTGTataccctcttcctcgcccaaGGAATCATTGCCATGCCCAGGTTCCACACCAAAGCAAAGGCTGCCGGAGATGAGATTATATATGTTTAAAACAGTAAACTCTAGAATTACAAAAATGTTACTAGTCTTAGGTTTAAACATATCACTAATCACAGCCAGCAGTCTTCGCATCAGAATCTCGAAGGGATCCTTTCATCCCAGAATTCTGCCCAAAATGTATGCACCAGTACCTTAAATGTCTCAGTTCAGCTAAGCACTATGTACGTCCAGCTGCGGCTGCCTGACAACACCAAAAGTTACCATCAGGGCCCTCGCGAGGATGTACACAAGTGAGACCGGATCGTCGATCGCTCGTAGTCATGTCTTACAACAGGGATCAAGCCGCTCCCTGCCCGTGCCGTCTTAGGCAGACCACCACCTCTATCCTCCTTGCATGGTTGATCGACGCAGGGAGGAGCATTCCTAGGACAGACCTGTGAAACATGCGGACCGTCGGTAAGTAAATCAAGCAATGGTCAGACAAGTTGCTGATCATGAGTGGGACATGTAGCACAGCGCATGTTGATGAAATCGATAAGTAGGATGATGGTTGAGGTTTGGGTGAAAGAAAAATCTATAAAGTTCGAGGGTCTGTCCGCCTGTTCTCTCATCCtaccatcctcaacagcttcaCTTTCACACTACACTACACTACACTACACTACATCACTACACTTTCAAATTTTCAAAATGAAGTTCTCTATCGCTTCCACTCTCCTCCTTGCCAACGGCATCGCTGCCATGCCTTGGTCTTCCCTCAACGCCAAGCAGTCCAACAGCGAGGAGATCACGTACGTCCCATCCTAGCCATATTGCTCAGTTCCACAACTCGATACTAACCCTACCTGTATAGCCTCCGCATCCAGGTCTCCCAGCCCTCTTCCAACCACGCCTTCTCCCCCAACCACAAGGGCGTCGTCAATGTCCACAACTACGAGGTCTGCCTCAAGGTCTGCTGGCCCGAGGAGCCAAAATGCCCCGAAGGCTGGGTAAGTCATACTGAAATCTGGTCTCCATTGATTATTACTAACGATTTGATCAGAACGCCAAGAAATTTGTATGCTACCTGGTAGAAGATGAATCCCGGTTTTTACTGACAGACTTTAGGGAGACGGAGACTACCCCTGCTGGACCTGCTGCAAGAAGactggcgatgatgatgacctcTGAATATCAGATTAGCCAAGGACCGAGAAAATTGGGCTACAAATATGACATGAAGAcaaggaggatattgagcCAGTATAGCATAAATGGACACTCGTTACAATCTATCATAATCTGAGACTCGTGCTGCATGAATGTGATTTGTGCATGGTAAAATAGTTACACAGTCGCTTCTACCCGCCCCCATTCATTTCCGTCGAGCAAGGTCAGTAGACTGCCGAGAACCACTAATTAGTATTACGTAGTATAAACTCGGGTTAAACAGCCCTATTACAAGAATCTGGGGATAGCTGGCATGTACGTAGTGAAGTTCGGCAAGTCTTGGCTCTACATTCAAGCTTTCTGGAAATCTCCGGCCGTATGCAGCTTGGTCGACTTGGTATAGAGGCGAAGACTGCTGCTCTCGGATTCAACATTGGCCCCACGTCGTCTCCATCTCATTATCAGCACAGACAATGGGTCGTCGGTCTCGGCCAATTCTGGTCTCTGGAGTTCGTCTAGCTCCCCCGAGGACCCCTACACTCGAACTCCACTTGATCGCATGATAATGCCCAGATTCATCCAAGTTCGCAGCGAAACCGGCGCCCTGATCTACGTTAGTTCTCACTTAGAGTTACATCAATGGTTTAGCAGATTCACCAAACCTATTATCTTTGTATTACTTCCATGTCTTCATCGCCTTTTGTTTTATATAAATGCCGGCGTAATTATTGCTCTTCTTATCTTGGCTTAAATTCTATCTCAAAGAGCGCGACCGGTTGAGAGACCATACGCGATATTCGCAAACTGTTCGATCACGATATCTTGTCGATCCGATAGCCTCTCCAATACCATATCAGCATACTCATTATTTTCCGCCTGAACCTGCAGCGCGGCTTGTTCAAAACCTCTTGGGTATACACCAGCGCAACCCCAATCGATTACCCAGACATTCATATCCTCACCGAGTACCAAATTCCTCATCGCTAGGTCTTGGTGGGTCAGAACGATATCTTTGAATTCAAATCTTCGCGTTTCGGGTGTTAGTTGTTTGACCATGATGCCGACATCGATTTTGTGATTGCACCAGTCCTCAAGTTCTGCAAGCGTGTCGAAAGGCCCTGTGCCGTAGTCCGTGAACCATGGACCTTGGAATTTGGCATCCTGGGCTCTCCCAATAGGCCCTACTGGCATATGATTGAGGACCGTAGATTGCATCTTGTCAATCACGTCCGCGACCTGCTGTGCGACAGTTTCTTTGGTAGTCGTGTCGAAGGATTGCCAGATTTTCTCGACAGTGGATCCTTTGATGTAGTCCATTACAATCAAATGGCCCTCTACCACGGGTGCTTCGGGCAGGTCTGGATCTTCTGGGACATCAGCTGTGAAAACTCGATGGACCTTGGGGATCGGGAGGCCGAGGGTCTCCAAAGCaaattttatattttctGCTTCACTCTTTGCTACGCCTGGACCACCTTTGATGACAAGGTCTTTGGAAACACGTGAAACTGTGACAGCGCCATAGTCATGAAGACGAGGCGCTGTCAAGAACGCTGATAGAAGTTCCTCGTCAGAGACAGAAGCAATGTCTTTTCCATCGAGTGGGAAGTTATTGTCATCGTCAATCGACCTAGGCTGTTCAAAGTGAGTCAGTATATCCATATTAATTACGTGACGCCCCAAAGCATGTTCTCAACTAACGTCTTGGTATGGCTGGGGGAAGCCTATTTCGTCACCAGGACTGGGACCCTCCTGCAGCGGGGTTTCGCTAAGGAACTGTGTTCTAGGAGGTTTCGACAAGAAACAGCCCATGGTTTCGCGAGACCAAAGGTTAAGTCAAAGGACATACGTTTGTGCTGGGTGAGATTCGAGATGACGTAAAAAAGAGGCGGCTGGAAACCAGCCTTACGTGTATATGGTTTGCTGCCTGTTCCAAGTCGTCGGTAACCACTCAGCAGTCAATTACTGTTAGGTAGATACCCTAAGCCAGGGTGCCAAAAATCATTGGTCTAAAGGTCCACTAAATCTACAATAGATTTACCTAAGCCTTTTTATCACTCATGATAGACGTCCtaggttttcttgcctcccatAGTCGGGGCAAAATATGGCCAAACTCATCAGAATCTCTCCCCCAGAGTCTCCATCCATGCCTTTGCCGTCTTCTCGATAGCCTCTTCACAAGCTCCGCCAAGTCCGGAGCGCGATCGGCGCCCTGTCTCCACTTCGCCCTGACTCATCCTCAATACAGTTTAGACCCTCGACGCTAGAAATCTCTTGTCGTTCCAGAAGTCGGCTAGAAACTCCGGCAGTCAATTCCTCCAAAACAAACTTGCAGTAGCTTGGCGAAGGAGGCTGAAAATTTTGAGCTGAAAGAAGCGCGCGGCTATGATGAGGCTCTTTTCACATTACAATGACATATATCTTTGATTCTTGAGTCGCTGGTGACGAGGCGGGTAGTTTTGGAGGTCTGGGGAAACCCTCCTGACCCTTCATTCTTACGTGGAGATTAAAGAGTCTGGAGCACTCAGCAGTGGATTTCTGAGCGAGAAAGACCACTCTTTGTGGGACCATAACGTAAAAGTTAGCAAATCCATTGAAGCAATACAGATCTGGCCATTGCTTGTTTTTCTCCTCCATGAGCCGATCTCGCCCAATGAAGGATCGACTAATTTTAACCGCGATCACTCACCACTCTACACTGTCTGTTGCCCGAATTCGGTGCGCGACGCCATCGGGCCAGGCCGAGGAACCTCCAATGTTAGTGGGCCGACTTGACTCGGAAGTTAAACTAATATGAAGACATTTTTTCTTCCCACCGTTGTCGGCCAATTCTCGCCCCAGAGTAGGAATTTATTTAAATGCGACTGCCGTTCCAATTATCGACGAGTCAATTGGTCTTACACTTTTTGTCTTTTCAACATTGCGCCACCAACTTAACGGGCGACTATCACCATGAGCCATACAGAGCCTAAAAGCGCTGCGGCGCCTGAATTCCCTGTGGATCAAGAGAAGGGTGTCAACAACAGTCCTCCAGCTTTTGTCGCTGAGCCAAgaaatgatgatgctgtctTGGGTGATGAGGAGGCAGAGATTATCGACTACAAGACATTAACATGGTGGTATGTTCACCCACCAATCCCCCAACCTCACCTCGCCTAATACTAACTCCTCCCAGGCAAGGCGGTATCGTCCTCATCGCAGAAACAGTATCCCTCGGCATCCTCTCCCTCCCCTCCGTCCTCGCCGCCGTCGGCCTCGTCCCCGGCATAGTCCTCATTCTCGTAATGGGCTTCCTCTCCACATACTCCggcctcgtcctcgctgAATTCCGCGCCCAATATCCCTTCGTCCAAAACTTTGGCGACGCCGTCGAAGTCATTGGAAAGTCCATCGGAATGGGACGTGTTTTCCAGGAGGTTTTCGGTTGGGCGCAGGTCATTTTCCAGGTCTTTGTCATGGGAAGCCATCTTCTCACCTGGACTATTTGCCTGAACACTCTGACGAATAGTTCGACTTGCACTATTGTCTGGGCTGTTGTGGGCTTGGCGGTCTTCTGGGTTCTTAACTTGCCGCGTACGCTGAAGTACACGAGTTATATGTCCATGGCATCATGCGTGTCGATTACGCTGGCTGTTCTCATTACGGTTGGAGATGTTGCGCATGAGCGACCTATTGGATCTGGAAGCATCCAGGTTGCTCGTGAGCTTGGTTTCACTGGCGCTTTCTTGGCTGTCACCAACATTGCCATTTCTTTCTCCAGCCACTCTTGCTTCTTCACAGTCATCTCTGAGTTCAAGAAGCCTGAGGACTGGCCCAAGGCTCTGGCTTTCCTCCAGATCGTTGATACTACTCTCTACCTGCTCGCCGCTATCGTCATCTACGTCTTTGTCGGGCCTGATGTTCCTTCACCTGCACTTTCCGCCGCTGGTTCTGCTACTATGCGAAAGGTCATCTGGGGTATTGCCATCCCCACCATTGTCATTGCTGGTGTCATTTACGGCCATGTCGCTTCAGCCTACATCTTCCAGCGAATCTTCCGCAACACCAAGCACATGGTCCGCCGAACAAAGCTATCTACCATGGTCTGGTTCGGTGTAACCTTAGGTATCTGGGCTCTCTCCATGGTCATTGCCGAGTCTATCCCTGTGTtcaacaaccttcttggTCTTATCTGCGCCCTCTTCGCCTCATGGTTCTCTTATGGACTGCCTGGTATCTTCTGGCTCTGGATGCACTACGGAAACTGGTTCAAGGATGGAAAGCAGACTTGCCGATTCGTGGCCAACGTTATTCTCTTCCTTACTGGTTTCCTCATCTGTGTCCTTGGACTTTGGGCTTCCATTGAGGCCATCGCTGAGGGAGGAAGCAAAactccttggtcttgtgCCAGCAATGCTGCAGAATAGACAATTTCAGTGTTGAGTAATGACGATAGACATAATATGAATAATACCCATTTTTGTTTTCAATAATAATCCTGTTCAACTGCAAAGTCTCTTATTGATATACTTGACTTTCCTAGTGCTATATGATGCTAATGCCCCTGACCACTACTCAGTATCTAAGCCTTGATGGAACCCTCTGAGCTTGGAGCCACAACAGTTGTTCTCTGGCGAAGGTTTCCAGCTTCGTCATGCTCTTCGTCCCATCGAGGAAGATCAGCATAGGGAACTCTGACCAGACGGTGGGTGTTGGCTCCGTTGTCATCGACATTGGTGATCTCGGTGCGAATAGCATAACCCTTCCACTTGGGCAACAGGAACATCCAAACAACGTAGTAAAGGGCGCAAACAAGGACACTAAAGATGACTGTCAGTAAAGTGGAAGACATACATATTCTCAGGCAATACTCACATTGCAATACCGACAACACAGTATGTCGCATACCAGAAGCTTACATCACCAGCATATGGGCCGCCCTTGGGAGGGTACCAAGGcatgacgaggatgaagacctGGATGAGGATGTAGAAGATGACAGGAGGATGCCAGGCTTT
This genomic interval carries:
- a CDS encoding thioredoxin-like protein, which translates into the protein MTESKMTESLDDSFLLPVDFAPVCTRAFAKLKPEFDKRSANDLSSHDKCVDDIDEVSNTNLQFPIIADADQDLENIAVKGIAFTIRSVLVSRIFLEGLMTMMYPASTGRNSTDVLRVIDSLQSGDKEGVVTPIDWQVGEDVIVPPSVSTEDAKKKFGDVREVKPYLRFTKA
- a CDS encoding DNA glycosylase; the protein is MEDQTNTLVLQTHRRVTRSMVKNDVSDTKVIKVEKRKTAPRKVPTGVVLSASRIPPISKERFGLIQETVGRDLYKLLVAAVLWNRTRGSQAHPVFQKLISQYPTPTHLAEACFSDLADLIRPIGLHNSRAARFIAFAKTWLEKPPNKSRRYRKLHYPLQGDGLDIGKDEVLDEDDVRQGWEVAQLPSLGPYAIDSYRIFHRDMLRGSADDWNGLNAVRGFEPEWKRVVPLDKELRAYLRWMWLKEGWIWNPETGGKIRASEERMERERNRSRSLSPEGFRVPRR
- a CDS encoding phosphotransferase family protein (unnamed protein product) translates to MGCFLSKPPRTQFLSETPLQEGPSPGDEIGFPQPYQDPRSIDDDNNFPLDGKDIASVSDEELLSAFLTAPRLHDYGAVTVSRVSKDLVIKGGPGVAKSEAENIKFALETLGLPIPKVHRVFTADVPEDPDLPEAPVVEGHLIVMDYIKGSTVEKIWQSFDTTTKETVAQQVADVIDKMQSTVLNHMPVGPIGRAQDAKFQGPWFTDYGTGPFDTLAELEDWCNHKIDVGIMVKQLTPETRRFEFKDIVLTHQDLAMRNLVLGEDMNVWVIDWGCAGVYPRGFEQAALQVQAENNEYADMVLERLSDRQDIVIEQFANIAYGLSTGRAL
- a CDS encoding transmembrane amino acid transporter protein-domain-containing protein, producing the protein MSHTEPKSAAAPEFPVDQEKGVNNSPPAFVAEPRNDDAVLGDEEAEIIDYKTLTWWQGGIVLIAETVSLGILSLPSVLAAVGLVPGIVLILVMGFLSTYSGLVLAEFRAQYPFVQNFGDAVEVIGKSIGMGRVFQEVFGWAQVIFQVFVMGSHLLTWTICLNTLTNSSTCTIVWAVVGLAVFWVLNLPRTLKYTSYMSMASCVSITLAVLITVGDVAHERPIGSGSIQVARELGFTGAFLAVTNIAISFSSHSCFFTVISEFKKPEDWPKALAFLQIVDTTLYLLAAIVIYVFVGPDVPSPALSAAGSATMRKVIWGIAIPTIVIAGVIYGHVASAYIFQRIFRNTKHMVRRTKLSTMVWFGVTLGIWALSMVIAESIPVFNNLLGLICALFASWFSYGLPGIFWLWMHYGNWFKDGKQTCRFVANVILFLTGFLICVLGLWASIEAIAEGGSKTPWSCASNAAE